The region CCGGCTCGGTCGGGCGTGGGCGGCCCTGCTCTGCTACCACCTCATCTACTTCTGCTACCACAACCTGAAGAGCTGGGACGTCCTCAACGCACCTCGCGACACCCTGCTGAGCCGGGTGGACGACCTGCTGTTCCTCGGCCACCACCCGGCGGTGCTGCTGCACGATCTGCTCGGCCAAGGCGTGGCCGCCTGGATCCTGATCGGCGTGTACGAGTCCTTTCCGACGCTCGTCACGGTGGCGATCGTCGCCCCGGTCGTCTTCGTCGACCGGGTGCGGGACGGGGCTGTGATGACGGCCGCGCTCTGCTGGGCGTGGGTGCTCGGGACCGTCTCCTACTACGCGATCCCGTCCCTGGGCCCCTTCCACGACCGTCCGCAGGACTTCGCGGGCCTGCCGACGAGCATCGTCACGCGCACCCAGGCGACGTACCTGGCCCAGCGCGACCACCTGCTCGCGGCCCCACGGGCCCACGACGCGTTCGCCCAGATCTCCGCGTTCGCGAGCCTGCACGTCGCCATCACCACGGTCATCCTCCTGATGGCGGCCTACTTCCGGCTCCGGCGTACGACGATCGCGCTCGCGGTCTTCCTGGTGGGCACCCTCCTCGCCACCGTCTACCTCGGCTGGCACTTCGCCGTCGACGACCTCGCGGGCCTGGCGATCGGATGGGTCGCCGTCCTGCTGGGGCGCCTGACCGTCAGCCCTCACCGGGCCGAGCTCCGGGCGGCGCTGACGTCCTTCGCGCGGCCGCTCCCGGCCCGGGCGCCGGCCGCCCCCGAGGATCGGGCTCCCGTCCGTGGCTGAGCGTCACTTCACCATCGTGTCGTTCCACGCCCACCCGGACGACGAGGCGCTGCTGACCTCGGGCACCCTCGCGCGAGCGGCGGCCGAGGGGCACCGCGTGGTCGTGGTGGTCGCCACCTCGGGCGAGGCGGGGCTCTCTCGGGAGGACTGGGCGCGCGGCGACCTGGGGGCCCGCCGACAGGCCGAGCTGGAGAGCTCGGCCCGGGCGATCGGCGCCGCGCGGGTCGAGGTCCTCGGCTACCCCGACTCCGGCTGGCCGCCGTCCGACGCCGGCCCGACCCCCTTCAGCCGGTTGGGCGTCGAGCCCCTCGCCGGCGACCTCGCCGCCCTGCTCACCGAGGAAGCGGCCGACGTCCTGACGATCTACGACCAGCACGGCGGCTACGGCCACCCGGACCACGTGCAGGTGCACCGGGTGGGGGTCCGCGCCGCCGAGCTCGCCGGCACCCCGGTGGTCCTCGAGGCGACGGTCGACCGTGAGCTCATCGCCCGCGCGGTGCGCGGCCTGCGGCGCCTGGGCCGTCTCGTCCCGATGCCCGAGCTCCCGGACATGGACGCCGCGTTCACCGCGCACGCCGAGATCACCCACCGCGTGGCGGTCGGCCGCCATCTGCGCGCGAAGGAGGCGTCGATGCGCGCCCACGTCAGCCAGGCGACCGACGCCGACGGCGGTGGCGTCCGGACGCTCGCACTGCTCCTCCGGCTCCCCCTCCCCGTGCGCCGCCGCGTGCTGCGGCACGAGTGGTTCCGTGAGCGGGGGGTCCCCGCGGGCGCCGTCCCGGTCGACGACGTGTTCGCCTCGATCCGGTAGACCAGCGCCGCCGGCAGAGCGCCGTGCGGTGGTTGGATAGCCCGCATGGCCAACTACGCGGACTTCCAGACCGGCCTCTACTTCGCCGGCCTGGCGGGCGAGACCCCGGCGTACCCCCTGACCTTCGCCGGTCTCGAGACGGCCGCCCGGGACAAGATGGAGCACCGGCTCTACGACTACGTCGCCGGCGGCGCCGGCGACGAGCACACGCAGCGCGGCAACGTCGCCGCCTTCGAGCGTTGGGGCATCCAGCCGCGGATGCTGTCGGGCGCGGCCGACCGCGACCTGTCGGTCGAGCTCTTCGGGCACACCTACCCGACGCCGCTCTTCCTGGCGCCGATCGGCGTGCTCGGCGTGATGACCGACGACGAGCACGGCGACCTCGCGACGGCCGCCGCCTCAGCCGCGTCCGGTGTCCCCATGGTCGCCTCGACGCTGATGCAGGACCCGATGGAGCAGGTCGGCGCGGCCCTCGGTGACACCCCGGGCTTCTTCCAGCTCTACACGCCCAACGACCGGGAGCTGGCGGAGAGCTTCGTCCACCGCGCCGAGGCGTCGGGCTTCCGCGGCATCGTGGTCACGCTCGACACCTGGACGCTCGGCTACCGCCCCCGCGACCTCCAGCACGCGACCTTCCCGCAGCTGCGCGGCGCGTGCCTCGCCAACTACACCTCGGACCCGGTCTTCCGGTCCCGCCTCGCGGCGCCGCCCGAGGAGGACCCGGCAGCAGCCGCGTTCCAGTGGGCGCTGACCTTCGGCAACCCGACCCTCACCTGGGACGACCTCGCGTGGCTGCGCGGCCTGACCGAGCTGCCCCTGCTGCTCAAGGGCATCTGCCACCCCGACGACGTACCCAGGGCCAAGGACGCCGGCGTCGACGGGATCTACTGCTCCAACCACGGCGGCCGCCAGGTCGCGTCCGCCCCGGCCATCGACTTCCTGCCCGGGGTCGTCGACGCCGCCGAGGGCACGCCCGTGCTCTTCGACTCGGGCGTGCGCTCGGGTGCCGACGTGGTGAAGGCGCTCGCGCTCGGCGCCACGGCCGTGGGCATCGGCCGGCCGTACGGGTACGGCGCGGTGCTCGGCGGCACCGCCGGCGTCGAGTTCGTGCTCTCCTGCCTGCTCGCCGAGGCCGACCTGACGATGGGCCTCAACGGCTACGCCAGCATCGCCGAGCTCAGCCGCGACGTGCTGGTGCGGGTGCCCTGACGACCCGTCAGGTGTAGAGCCCGAAGTACATCCGGGTGGCGGCGTCGACCATCTCGTCCGGCGTCGCGTCGAGCACGCCGTCGAGCCACGCCGTGATGAGCTCGGCCATGCCGCCGATGAAGAGCAGGCCGCCGATCTCACCCTCGGAGGGGGTGGGTGGCCGCAGCCCCATGACCTCGGCCGCGTCCTCGGCCGAGCGGTGGGCGAAGTGCCGGAGCAACGCCGTACGCCGCGGGCGCAGTGCCGGGAGGGCGCCCGCCTCGATGATCGCGACCCGACCCTTGCGGGGGTCCTCCTGCAGCAGGGTGACGAAGGCCAGCACGGAGGCGCGGACCCGCTCGGCCGGCCCGGACCCGGCGGCCTCCGCCTCGTCGGCCGCCGCCTGGACGCGCTCCTCGATCTCGAGCGCGATCGAGTCGAGCACGGTCACCAGGGCCTCGTCGAGGTTCGCGAAGCTCTCGTAGAAGTAGCGCTCGATCAGCCCGGCCGACGCGCAGATCGCGGTCATCGTGACCTTGGGCCCGGCGGTCGCCCACACCTCCAGGGTGGCCTCCGTCAGCCGCCGACGACGGTCGGCCGTGCGCTCGGCGGCGCTGACCCCCCGGTAGACCCCTGACTGCACCGCCACGGCGTCAGCGTCTCACACGAGCACGGTCCGGATCGATCGTTGACAGGACTCCCTGTCCGAATCATGCTGAGGCTCGTGAGCACCACGAGCACGTCCCTGCCCACCGACCCGCCGGCGCGCGCCCGCCGTACGTCGACGGCCGCCGACGGCCCCACCCGGCCGGTGCCCGCCATCCGGCGCGAGGACCGCGGCCTGCCGGTGCTCGGCCGGCTGCTGGAGTTCGCGGCCGACCCCGTCGCGCTGATGACCAAGCAGTGGGAGACCTACGGCTCCGTCGCCCCGCTGAAGGGCGCGCTCGGCGAGGACGCCGTCATGTTCCTGGGGCCGGACGCCTGCGAGGAGGCCCTGCGCAACAAGGACAAGGCCTTCGCCAACGGCCCGGCCTGGAGCCGGATCGTCGGGCCGTTCTTCAACGGCGGCCTGATGCTCATCGACTTCGACCACCACCACGCCCACCGGCGGATCATGCAGGAGGCCTTCACCCGCGACCGGCTCGAGGCGTACGCCGCGCGGATGCACCCGGCCATCGAGCACGGGCTGTCCAGCTGGCAGGGCGGGCCCGGCTTCCAGTCCTACTGGGCGCTCAAGCAGCTCACCCTCGACATCGCCGCCGACATCTTCATGGGCGGCGCCGAGGACACCAGCCGCGCGGAGATGGACCGCGTCAACAAGGCGTTCATCGCCTGTGTGCAGGCGGCCGCCGGCGTGGTGCGTGGCGACGTGCCCTTCACCCGCTGGGGCCGGGGCTACCAGGGCCGGCGCGTCCTCGAGGACTTCCTGCGGCAGTACCTCCCGGCCCGTCGCGCCACCAAGACCGACGACATCTTCTCGGTGCTCTGCCACATCGAGACCGAGGACGGCGAGCGCTTCACTGACGACGACGTCGTCAACCACATGATCTTTCTGATGATGGCGGCGCACGACACCTCGACGATCACGACGTCGACGATGCTGCAGTTCCTCGGCCAGCACCCCGAGTGGCAGGAGCGGTGCCGCGCCGAGTCGCTCGCGCTCGGCCCGCACCCGAGCCTCAAGGAGGTCGAGGGCCTGGTCTCCCTGGAGCTGGTGATGAAGGAGTCCCTGCGGCTGCGGCCGCCGGTGCCCGTGCTGATCCGCAAGGCCGTCAAGGACACCGTCGTGCAGGGCGTGGCGATCCCGGCCGACAGCAACTGCATCGTCGCGGTCCACTTCTCCCACCTGATGGAGGAGTACTGGACCAACCCGAGGGTCTTCGACCCCGACCGCTTCTCCGAGGAGCGGCGCGAGGACAAGTCGCACCGCTACGCCTGGGAGCCGTTCGGCGGCGGGGTGCACAAGTGCATCGGTCTCTACTTCGCCGGAGCCGAGGTCAAGTCGATCATGCACCAGCTCCTGCGGGAGTGGACGTGGACCGTGCCGCCGGCGTACGTCGCCCCGCTGGACAACCACTCCCTGCCCTTCCCCAAGGACGGCCAGCCGATCGACTTCGTGCGGAGGACTGCGTGACGACGACGGCCGACGCCCGCCCGGCGTGGGTGAAGCCGCACAAGCTGGCCTCGTGGACGCACTGGGTGTCGCGCCCGGTCAGCCGCGGGAGCGACGCGACGATGACCGCGACGGCGCCGTACGACGGCCGCCCGACGGCACCGGTCCCGGCCGGCACGCCGGAGGACGTGGCGGCGGCGGTGGCCTCGGCCAGGGCCGCGACCACGGCCTGGGCGGCGCTGTCGTACGACGACCGCGCCGGCGTCGTGCTGCGCTTCCACGACCTGCTCGTCGAGCGCCAGGACGAGGTGATGGACCTGATCCAGTGGGAGATGGGCAAGGCCCGCTTCCACGCGTGGCAGGAGGTCCTGCAGGTCGCCAACCTGGCCCGCCACTACGCGCGGCACGGGGCGTCGTACCTCGACGACCGCAAGGTCCGCGGCGCGCTGCCCGTGCTGACCCGGGCCCGCGAGGTCCGCGTCCCCGTGGGCGTCGTCGGCATCATCTCGCCGTGGAACTACCCGCTCTACCTGGGCGTGGGTGACGCGATCCCGGCGTTGCTGGCCGGCAACGCGGTCGTCGGCAAGGCCGACCCGCAGACGCCGCTCACCCTGCTCTGGACCCGGGCCCTGATGGCCGAGGCCGG is a window of Nocardioides conyzicola DNA encoding:
- a CDS encoding PIG-L deacetylase family protein; protein product: MAERHFTIVSFHAHPDDEALLTSGTLARAAAEGHRVVVVVATSGEAGLSREDWARGDLGARRQAELESSARAIGAARVEVLGYPDSGWPPSDAGPTPFSRLGVEPLAGDLAALLTEEAADVLTIYDQHGGYGHPDHVQVHRVGVRAAELAGTPVVLEATVDRELIARAVRGLRRLGRLVPMPELPDMDAAFTAHAEITHRVAVGRHLRAKEASMRAHVSQATDADGGGVRTLALLLRLPLPVRRRVLRHEWFRERGVPAGAVPVDDVFASIR
- a CDS encoding phosphatase PAP2 family protein, whose protein sequence is MTSRNGWLLRLGALVVVFGVVTAWRSHEVGIAVRDPGGQYLVGKVLTSLGVFVVLVVMDAVARTPRPGRSVRGVAATVRDRWTWARLGRAWAALLCYHLIYFCYHNLKSWDVLNAPRDTLLSRVDDLLFLGHHPAVLLHDLLGQGVAAWILIGVYESFPTLVTVAIVAPVVFVDRVRDGAVMTAALCWAWVLGTVSYYAIPSLGPFHDRPQDFAGLPTSIVTRTQATYLAQRDHLLAAPRAHDAFAQISAFASLHVAITTVILLMAAYFRLRRTTIALAVFLVGTLLATVYLGWHFAVDDLAGLAIGWVAVLLGRLTVSPHRAELRAALTSFARPLPARAPAAPEDRAPVRG
- a CDS encoding cytochrome P450, with the translated sequence MSTTSTSLPTDPPARARRTSTAADGPTRPVPAIRREDRGLPVLGRLLEFAADPVALMTKQWETYGSVAPLKGALGEDAVMFLGPDACEEALRNKDKAFANGPAWSRIVGPFFNGGLMLIDFDHHHAHRRIMQEAFTRDRLEAYAARMHPAIEHGLSSWQGGPGFQSYWALKQLTLDIAADIFMGGAEDTSRAEMDRVNKAFIACVQAAAGVVRGDVPFTRWGRGYQGRRVLEDFLRQYLPARRATKTDDIFSVLCHIETEDGERFTDDDVVNHMIFLMMAAHDTSTITTSTMLQFLGQHPEWQERCRAESLALGPHPSLKEVEGLVSLELVMKESLRLRPPVPVLIRKAVKDTVVQGVAIPADSNCIVAVHFSHLMEEYWTNPRVFDPDRFSEERREDKSHRYAWEPFGGGVHKCIGLYFAGAEVKSIMHQLLREWTWTVPPAYVAPLDNHSLPFPKDGQPIDFVRRTA
- a CDS encoding alpha-hydroxy-acid oxidizing protein; the encoded protein is MANYADFQTGLYFAGLAGETPAYPLTFAGLETAARDKMEHRLYDYVAGGAGDEHTQRGNVAAFERWGIQPRMLSGAADRDLSVELFGHTYPTPLFLAPIGVLGVMTDDEHGDLATAAASAASGVPMVASTLMQDPMEQVGAALGDTPGFFQLYTPNDRELAESFVHRAEASGFRGIVVTLDTWTLGYRPRDLQHATFPQLRGACLANYTSDPVFRSRLAAPPEEDPAAAAFQWALTFGNPTLTWDDLAWLRGLTELPLLLKGICHPDDVPRAKDAGVDGIYCSNHGGRQVASAPAIDFLPGVVDAAEGTPVLFDSGVRSGADVVKALALGATAVGIGRPYGYGAVLGGTAGVEFVLSCLLAEADLTMGLNGYASIAELSRDVLVRVP
- a CDS encoding TetR/AcrR family transcriptional regulator produces the protein MAVQSGVYRGVSAAERTADRRRRLTEATLEVWATAGPKVTMTAICASAGLIERYFYESFANLDEALVTVLDSIALEIEERVQAAADEAEAAGSGPAERVRASVLAFVTLLQEDPRKGRVAIIEAGALPALRPRRTALLRHFAHRSAEDAAEVMGLRPPTPSEGEIGGLLFIGGMAELITAWLDGVLDATPDEMVDAATRMYFGLYT